TTTTTAGATTGTAATGCTAATCCATAAAACCCATTGACCATAGACCAACTACCTCCATTATGAAATTCATTTGGATAATTTCTAAATTCATATTTGCAATTGTTCTTCAAAAGATTCCAATCAATATCACTTTCCTCTATTGGAGGCCAAAAGGCGGGCAACAATTGTAGAGGTCTTTCCTTTTTCAGTTCAATTGAATACTCTAAAATAGAATGCTGAAAATTTTCTGATCCAATATTTAAGTATAGCGCCAATGAGTTAGCAAAAGCATCAAACTGGGTTTTGTAACCCGCTGGTGAAAAAGAGCAAGGCATAAATTTGTTAATATTTATTTCGTTGTATGCTCTTTCATGGTATTTCTCTCCAACTGAATTTGGAGTAAAATTAATTTCAATCTGTTCCGTTATTTTTTCTATTTTTTCTGTAATTGACTCCTTCTTTGCAAAATGATTGTAACTTCTTAATGCCCAAATTCGGAGCAATTGATCGTATAAAACATAGCCATCCGTTATATATTCATCAGCCCAATTTCCAGAAAGCGGGACATACAACAGCCCTTTATTATTAAACTCCCAAGCCTCAAGAAGTTGCAAGCATTTTTGAATGTTTTGTTCGTATTTTATTACGAAAGAAGGATCCTTTTTATAAAAAGCATATTGACAAATTCCAATAACAAACCAAGTAACTGCATCCACTCTTCCTGCTAATCCACCATAACTAACTTCTACATCGGCTCCATTTGTCATTACATTTGAAGGGATTGTTCCGTTATAATGTTGATTTTCAGCCAATGTGTCTAATGTTTTACGAAAGGTTTCTATCAAATCATTATCCCCAGATGCTAAAGCGGCCAATCCACAAATTACTCCATCACGAGCCCAAACTCTTTTGTAATTAGAAATATCCTGAGCACTCGCTAAAAACCCCTCAGTTGACGAAGCTCTATGCAACAATTCCATTGCCTTTTTATAATTTAAATCATTCACTTAATTCCACTTTTTTTGTTTTAATAAATAAGGTACATATCGCACTAATAACCAATAGTACTCCTGCAAATGTGATCGCTAATCTAGGATCATTGTTTAAAAAATGTTTTAAAATATACCCGAAAGTAATCGTTTGGATAAACATAGGAATAACAATCATCATGTTAATGATTCCCATATAAACCCCATAACGTTCTTTAGGAATATTGTTCACCACCATTAAATAAGGGATCCCCATCATACTTGCCCAACCGATTCCAAAACCAGTTATAGCCGGGAATAATAAATATTTATTTTCAATATGCGGAAATATTAAAAATCCTATTGCTGCTAATACTAAACATGAAAAATGCACCATTTTTGGCGAATATTTCTTTGCAAAATAGACCAATCCAAAAGCGCATAAAAAAGTAACGACATTATACCATCCATTTACTAAGCCAGTCCAACTAACAGCCTCTCCATATAATTTCATGTCTTTTTGAGGAGTAGTATGCCAAACAGAAAGAGCAATACTTTTTGATGAATTTTGCCAATAACAAAATAAGGCATACCATTGAAACAAATACACCAAAGCCAATTGCCACATTACTTTTGGCATGTCTTTTATTGCTGAAAATATATCCACAAATGGAGTAAAAACATGTAAGGGTTCCTCTTTAATTTTTTTTAATTCTTCTTCAGTAGGCGGAATTTCTTTAGTAGTATGTGAACTCCACCAAACGGATCCAATCGAACAAACTGCACCAAGAAAAAAGGAAGCAAATACCCAAGTGGGTAGTTTCCCTGTTGTTCCAATAAAAATTAATGGGAAAATAAATAGTGAAACGTTTGCCAAAGTTTGCCCAAAACCTGTAAAAAAACTTTGAGCTTGAAATCCTGTAGGCTGTTGATCAGTATCTAGTGTATCAGCAATGAAAGCTCTATAAGGTTCCATAGCTGTATTATTACCTACATCTAATATCCAAAGTAACCCTGCGGCCATCCATAACGAACTACTAAAAGGAAACATAAATAAAGCGATACTACATATCAAAGCTCCAATAAAAAAGTATGGCTTTCTTCTTCCTCCTAATTTTGGAGACCATGTTTTGTCACTCATTGCACCTATAATTGGCTGAATCAACAACCCTGTTAGTGGACCAGCAAGATTAAGCAATGGTAATTGATCAGGACTTGCGCCCAAAAAATCATAAATGGGATTAACGGCGCTTTGTTGTAATCCAAAACTATATTGAATTCCGAAAAACCCAACATTCATATTAATTATCTGCCAAAAACTAAGCTTTAATTTCATTGCACTTCTTTATAAATTAATTATTTCGTAAATTTTTTAGATATTTTATTTAAAATTAATTTTTAAATCGACAATTTATTGCATTATAAAAATAAAAACGTTTTCGGAAGTACCGAAAACGTTTTCGAATTCTTAAAATAAACTTAAATTATAACTTTGTAGTTTTACTCAAATGGGATAACAATTTTAGTTTCCCAAGATAGTTCATCCCCTCCGTTGAAAGGGTTAGCAAGGAAGTGTTCAAGAGGTTTATTAACTAATTTATAATTATGGGCTTTAGCATAATCCAACAAAGCAAACCAAGCTCTATCTGACGTTCTGAAATTGCCATAATAAGTGGCTTCTAGACCTTTTACTGCTTTTATCGTTTTAAATTTTACAATCCCATTATTGATCATTTTTACATCCTTATCAATAGGGAAGCAATAATTAAAATCAAGTTGCTCTTTGTCAAGATCCCAATTTTCAATTTCTAAATAGGGCCTTCCTATAATTTTAATTTTACTTTGTTCCAAAAAACCAGTAATAGCAGCATCATTCATTATCATGGTTTGTGCCTTTTCCTGCAGTACACTTTTTAAACTGATATAGGCCACAAAAGTTTCTTCAGATTGTCCTAACCCATCAATTTTAACTTTAAAATTTTCTAAATGCTTATTTAAACCATTTCTAAAATCAGTAATCTTTTTAATTTGTTCTTTTTTAAAGCTAGTATTATAAAAGGGCGCTGTCAATCTATTGTATATGCTATTCTTTTGCTCCTTTATACCTACATTCACCATAGTAATAGAATCATTTATGGAATTAAAATCCCAAGTATATTCCATTTTAGTACTATCTTTTGTCATTTCTTGCTTAATAAAACCAAAGTTTTTCTTTTCAACAAGAACAAAATTTTCTTTATCAGTAGTCATACGTGTCTTTGACCACTCTTGAACTCCTTGAAAAACAGTACCAGTCGCAGTTTTAATTTTAAATGAAATACAATAGTCACTTTCTTTAATAAATAGATACCAGATTAAGAAAAGAGAGAAAACAAAACTAAAAACTAATATTATTATTTTCTTTGTTTTCATTTTACTTCTTCATTTTTAATTTATCAACTATAAAATCGGCTATTTCCTTTCCTTGAACTATCCCGTTTTCAATTGCTGCTCTATAATGAATCCCTCCATAAAAACGACTCATAGCCGCTTCTTTTGATGCTTCATTAAACGATTTAAATGTCCTATTTGGCAAACCAAATTGTAATTCTGAATCATCTACAAAAGAGAAATTATCACCGAAAATAGAAGTCAAGATATTTGAAGACACTGTAGAAACAACTGAATGCCCACTTGTATATTCAGGAAATGGAGGAGTTTGTAAAGCGGGTTTCCAGTTTTCATCAATTTTTTGATTAATTACAGTTTCTGGACGTATTACATTACTTCTGAATTTTTCATCCCAACAACTTATAAAAGCTTCAAACATCCCGATTGAGGTTTCTGTATAAGCGAATACCGTTTTCTCAAAATTAGCTTTCGATGTTTTACATGCAATTTTTGTAATCCCCATCCAGTGTGCACCTGGGGTAATTTTCTTTTTAGCAAACATCATGTGCCCTTGACTCACTGATACATACGGGTTACAGTCCCAAAATTGAGCCATTTTTACCTCGTTGCACGTATCTCCCATTTTTTTCATCTTCAAACTGATATCATAAACTTCTTGTACTTCTTTGAAAAAAGGAGAGTTTTTATCTAATGAAAAAGGAAGAGCTGGAATGGGTTTAAATTGTGAAGCTGAATCTAAAACCAGAGTTCTAATCTCAGCCCAATGAGGCTCAATTGCATCCATATATGCTGGAGGTGTAGGCTGCCATCTACCAGCAACATTAGGAAGTACAGAAAACTTAGACATTGTACGCGTTTCCTTGTAATTATCCTTATCCATCCATTTTTTTATACGAGCAGCCACTTTTAGCCCGTATTCTTTAGAAACTTCAAATTCCTTTTCATTTTCCTTACTCCATTTTTGGTACAAACTATCTCTGAATTTTTCCACTAATTCTTCAGAAAAAACCAATTGTTTACTAACATCCATATGGGCAACTAAAGCTGCAACTTCTATATTCACTCCGCTTTTAGGATCCAATTTTGGAATAGAATCTAGGCCTTTCAATTGATTTTGAAGACTTCCGTAGGTCTTACTGTTTTGAGCAATTATCTCGTATGCTGCAATATTTGGATATACAAAAATCCTACTAGCAACTGGTGGCGAAAAAATATCATGAACCATAATTTGGGTCACATTTTCAACAGCAGCACTATATTCATCTGGAGTTACTATAATCGATTTTTCTTTTTTACAAGAAACAAAAAGGAGACTTAACGAAGCGATTATAAAAAATTTAGTTTTCATTTTAATCTGTTTTTTAATATTTATTTTAGAATGAATTATTGAGCCATTGGTATTTCGAATACCTCAGCTTTATTATTATTAACAGTTACTAATAGGTACTTTTTACCATTAAATTTTATAATATCTAAATGTCTAACTGCCTTCTGTGACAAATCAATACCTATTTTACTCCCTAATATTATTTCCTTTTGGTTCTTAATTAAAGCACCAGAAAATCCATCAAATCTACTATGATAAGGAGCTACCCCAAAATAATTTCCAGCTGCAAATACAGATTCTTTTTTAGCAGAATCAAAATTTGATTTTACAAAGCAATTAATTGGTGCCACTTGTAAATCATTTGAAAAAGGTACAAAGATGAATTTACCATTTTGATTTTTCAAATAACCTGATTTCAAATTATCAACCTCAAACAATTTAGCTTTAGAAAGCATTTGTGGACTAAATACCTCTTCTACCGTTTTTCCTGCAAATGATTTATACGATTTGAATTTCTTTTTTATCATCCCACTGAATTGTTCGGCAAGCTCATCAAGACCTAATGTAGTGTAGTATCTTCCATTTTTTTCAATGGCCACAATTGTTTCAAAAGAGCCATTAGCATCAAAATCATCATAATACATTTTCATTGGAAATTCATCAGAAGCTTTAAACTTGGAATTTAATCCCCAATTCCCAACCATATAGTCTAAATCTCCGTCATTATCAATATCAAACGGAATAATAGCTTGCCATAAACCATTACTTTTTTCTGGAAAAACGGTTGCAGTTACATCAGTAAATTTTCCATTTTTATTCGCAAAAAATGTTGGTTTCATCCACTCTCCTATAACTATAATGTCCACTTTACCGTCTTTATTGAAATCAGTAAAGACAGCGTCTGTAACCATTCCAACTTTAGAAAAAGTATTATTTTCTACTTTAGTAAATACCCCTTTATTATTATTTAGTAAAAAACAATCTGGCATACTTCCAAAACGATTGTTTATTGAACTATTCCCTATAAAAAGATCCAGGTCCCCATCATTATCATAATCAAACATTCTGACAACTGAAGCATTTTGAGCTAATTCCGTCAATGTAGTTTTGGCCAGTTGCTTATTCATAGAAAGATACAAACGATCTTGCAAATTAGAGGCGTTTTCACCACCTCCAGAGACAACAAATAAATCATTTAGTTTGTCATTATTAAAATCACCTATAACCGCAGATGCATCTTCATAAATAGAATCTTTTTCAATTTCAGCAAATGATTTTTTTGAAAACCCATTTGAGTTTTGAATGTAAATACTCGCTTTTTTATCTTTAGAACCTCCAAAGAATATATCTTCTTTACCATCTCCATTCAAATCGCCAATAGCTGTTGCTGGACCACGATCAGAACGTTGGTATGGTATCATCTTTTGTGCTAAGAAATCAATATAATCATTTTCTTGGTGAACAAAATTAATCCCCAAATTAGTTTCGTTCTTTCTAAAAACTGGCGAAACCATAGGATGCAACTTTTGGTAATCAAATACTTTTCTGTTTTTAGCTGCCTTTACAATAAGCGTTTGATTTACTTTTACATTTTTTAATGTTTGATATGTTTTGTCTGGCCAAATCACAACTAAAGAATCTACGATGGTTGTTTTCCCATATCCAAAATGGATCATTGGTTCAGACGAAGATTGAAAACCT
The Flavobacterium sp. WC2421 genome window above contains:
- a CDS encoding fructofuranosidase/invertase encodes the protein MNDLNYKKAMELLHRASSTEGFLASAQDISNYKRVWARDGVICGLAALASGDNDLIETFRKTLDTLAENQHYNGTIPSNVMTNGADVEVSYGGLAGRVDAVTWFVIGICQYAFYKKDPSFVIKYEQNIQKCLQLLEAWEFNNKGLLYVPLSGNWADEYITDGYVLYDQLLRIWALRSYNHFAKKESITEKIEKITEQIEINFTPNSVGEKYHERAYNEININKFMPCSFSPAGYKTQFDAFANSLALYLNIGSENFQHSILEYSIELKKERPLQLLPAFWPPIEESDIDWNLLKNNCKYEFRNYPNEFHNGGSWSMVNGFYGLALQSKNKSSEALEILEAINAVNKVEDYSFYENFNSETQKPNGVPFCAWSGAATVMLHQSINTNFKFLV
- a CDS encoding MFS transporter, with protein sequence MKLKLSFWQIINMNVGFFGIQYSFGLQQSAVNPIYDFLGASPDQLPLLNLAGPLTGLLIQPIIGAMSDKTWSPKLGGRRKPYFFIGALICSIALFMFPFSSSLWMAAGLLWILDVGNNTAMEPYRAFIADTLDTDQQPTGFQAQSFFTGFGQTLANVSLFIFPLIFIGTTGKLPTWVFASFFLGAVCSIGSVWWSSHTTKEIPPTEEELKKIKEEPLHVFTPFVDIFSAIKDMPKVMWQLALVYLFQWYALFCYWQNSSKSIALSVWHTTPQKDMKLYGEAVSWTGLVNGWYNVVTFLCAFGLVYFAKKYSPKMVHFSCLVLAAIGFLIFPHIENKYLLFPAITGFGIGWASMMGIPYLMVVNNIPKERYGVYMGIINMMIVIPMFIQTITFGYILKHFLNNDPRLAITFAGVLLVISAICTLFIKTKKVELSE
- a CDS encoding vanadium-dependent haloperoxidase, which codes for MKTKFFIIASLSLLFVSCKKEKSIIVTPDEYSAAVENVTQIMVHDIFSPPVASRIFVYPNIAAYEIIAQNSKTYGSLQNQLKGLDSIPKLDPKSGVNIEVAALVAHMDVSKQLVFSEELVEKFRDSLYQKWSKENEKEFEVSKEYGLKVAARIKKWMDKDNYKETRTMSKFSVLPNVAGRWQPTPPAYMDAIEPHWAEIRTLVLDSASQFKPIPALPFSLDKNSPFFKEVQEVYDISLKMKKMGDTCNEVKMAQFWDCNPYVSVSQGHMMFAKKKITPGAHWMGITKIACKTSKANFEKTVFAYTETSIGMFEAFISCWDEKFRSNVIRPETVINQKIDENWKPALQTPPFPEYTSGHSVVSTVSSNILTSIFGDNFSFVDDSELQFGLPNRTFKSFNEASKEAAMSRFYGGIHYRAAIENGIVQGKEIADFIVDKLKMKK
- a CDS encoding VCBS repeat-containing protein, producing MNNFFRIVLFFFLVVSCTKKQNHLFEKLASDKSNITFNNQLVPSKNISILDYLYYYNGGGVALGDINNDGLVDIYFTSNQGKNKLYLNKGGNKFEDITVKAGVEGQSDWSSGTVMADVNGDGYLDIYVCAVVGINGFEGHNELFINNKNNTFTESAAEYGLDLDNYSSSVAFFDYDLDGDLDMYLLNHAVHSEESFGNSDIRNKRSYECGDKLFRNDNGKFVDVSEKAGIFGGANGYGLGLAISDFNLDGYPDIYVGNDFHEDDYYYLNNGDGTFTESLKSHFGHTSRFSMGVDVADINHDGFPDILTLDMLPEDEKVLKSSLGDDNVQMLKMRTEKLGYHYQYTRNMLQLNNAGNNFTETALLNGVAASDWSWSALFADYDQDGEQDIFICNGIPKRPNDLDYVKYYSNDQIKNKITSTKLLDKEALKKMPKGNVTNFVFQGSKDLQFKNKSKQWIENDSIISNGSGYADIDNDGDLDVITNNLNSIASVYINRTDTASNYLKLKLEFEGENTFGIGAKVISYVKGKKQFKELQTTRGFQSSSEPMIHFGYGKTTIVDSLVVIWPDKTYQTLKNVKVNQTLIVKAAKNRKVFDYQKLHPMVSPVFRKNETNLGINFVHQENDYIDFLAQKMIPYQRSDRGPATAIGDLNGDGKEDIFFGGSKDKKASIYIQNSNGFSKKSFAEIEKDSIYEDASAVIGDFNNDKLNDLFVVSGGGENASNLQDRLYLSMNKQLAKTTLTELAQNASVVRMFDYDNDGDLDLFIGNSSINNRFGSMPDCFLLNNNKGVFTKVENNTFSKVGMVTDAVFTDFNKDGKVDIIVIGEWMKPTFFANKNGKFTDVTATVFPEKSNGLWQAIIPFDIDNDGDLDYMVGNWGLNSKFKASDEFPMKMYYDDFDANGSFETIVAIEKNGRYYTTLGLDELAEQFSGMIKKKFKSYKSFAGKTVEEVFSPQMLSKAKLFEVDNLKSGYLKNQNGKFIFVPFSNDLQVAPINCFVKSNFDSAKKESVFAAGNYFGVAPYHSRFDGFSGALIKNQKEIILGSKIGIDLSQKAVRHLDIIKFNGKKYLLVTVNNNKAEVFEIPMAQ